From the genome of Candidatus Bathyarchaeota archaeon:
AGTTTATAACAATCTTTTCCATAGTATAGAGAGTAGGTGTACGACGCTTGAAGAAGTTGCTCGATAGGATCACCGTTGACCCACGGGTTATGGCGGGTAAGCCTGTGATACGGGGCACTAGGATAACCGTCGAGCTTATATTAGAGCTTCTCGCGGCGGGGATGAAGCCTGAAGAGATAG
Proteins encoded in this window:
- a CDS encoding DUF433 domain-containing protein, whose protein sequence is MKKLLDRITVDPRVMAGKPVIRGTRITVELILELLAAGMKPEEI